The Rhodopseudomonas palustris genome window below encodes:
- a CDS encoding ABC transporter permease, which translates to MTLIAREPIETTTQAPLGEAVPPTRHRLSLSPLNKRRWQNFKANRRGYWSFWIFLVLFGISLFAEFIANDRPLLIKLDGHYYFPAVVTYSETTFGGDFETAADYRDPFLQKLIADKGGTVIWAPIRYSYGTHNLDLPTPAPSKPTWLLTEQECAAVVAKKGVKSCHDLEYNWLGTDDQGRDVVARLIYGFRISILFGLSLTIISSIIGVAAGGIQGYFGGWVDLTFQRLIEVWTAIPSLYLLLILSSVLVPGFFVLLGILLLFSWVSLVGLVRAEFLRGRNFEYITAARALGVSNAKIMVRHLLPNAMVATMTFLPFIVSSSVMTLTALDFLGFGLPPGSPSLGELLAQGKANVQAPWLGFTGFFAVAIMLSLLIFIGEAVRDAFDPRKTFR; encoded by the coding sequence ATGACGCTGATCGCACGCGAGCCGATCGAAACCACCACGCAGGCGCCGCTCGGCGAGGCGGTGCCGCCGACGCGCCACCGTCTGTCGCTGTCGCCACTGAACAAGCGGCGCTGGCAGAACTTCAAGGCCAACCGGCGCGGCTACTGGTCGTTCTGGATCTTTCTGGTGCTGTTCGGCATCTCGCTGTTCGCCGAATTCATCGCCAACGACCGGCCGCTGCTGATCAAGCTCGACGGTCATTATTATTTCCCGGCGGTCGTGACCTATTCCGAGACCACCTTCGGCGGCGACTTCGAAACGGCGGCGGATTATCGTGATCCGTTTCTGCAGAAGCTGATCGCCGACAAGGGCGGCACGGTGATCTGGGCGCCGATCCGCTATTCCTACGGTACTCACAATCTCGACCTGCCGACGCCGGCGCCGTCGAAACCGACCTGGCTGCTGACCGAACAGGAATGCGCCGCGGTTGTCGCCAAGAAGGGCGTCAAGAGCTGCCACGATCTCGAATACAACTGGCTCGGCACCGACGATCAGGGCCGTGACGTCGTTGCACGTCTGATCTACGGCTTCCGGATCTCGATCCTGTTCGGCCTCAGCCTGACGATCATCTCGTCGATCATCGGCGTCGCAGCCGGCGGCATCCAGGGCTATTTCGGCGGCTGGGTCGATCTCACCTTCCAGCGGCTGATCGAAGTCTGGACTGCAATCCCGTCGCTGTATTTGCTCTTGATCCTGTCGTCGGTGCTGGTGCCGGGCTTCTTCGTGCTGCTCGGCATCCTGTTGCTGTTCAGCTGGGTGTCGCTGGTCGGCCTGGTGCGGGCCGAGTTTCTGCGCGGCAGAAACTTCGAGTACATCACCGCGGCCCGGGCGCTCGGCGTGTCCAACGCCAAGATCATGGTCCGTCACCTGCTGCCAAACGCGATGGTGGCGACCATGACGTTCCTGCCGTTCATCGTGTCGTCCTCGGTGATGACCTTGACGGCGCTGGACTTCCTCGGCTTCGGCTTGCCGCCCGGCTCGCCGTCGCTGGGCGAATTGCTGGCGCAGGGCAAGGCCAACGTTCAGGCCCCATGGCTCGGCTTCACCGGCTTCTTCGCCGTCGCCATCATGCTGTCGCTGCTGATCTTCATCGGCGAAGCCGTCCGCGACGCCTTCGACCCACGCAAGACGTTCAGGTGA
- a CDS encoding microcin C ABC transporter permease YejB, which produces MAAYIARRVLLMFPTLLGILFVSFVVVQFAPGGPVERVIAQISGADTGASSRISGSSGGDFGARPQVAGSADAVNSKYRGAQGLDPEFVKSLEKQFGFDKPAPERFAIMLWNFARFDFGKSYFRDVSVLQLIKEKLPVSMSLGIWMTLLTYLISIPLGIRKAVQDGSKFDTWTSAVIIVGFAIPGFLFAILLIILFAGGSFFSWFPLRGLTSDGWSQFPWYWKILDYFWHLTLPLISMALGAFATMTLLTKNSFLDEIRKQYVMTARAKGCSETQVLYGHVFRNAMLIVIAGFPSAFIHAFFSGSLLIETIFSLDGLGLLGFESVLNRDYPVVFGTLFIFSLVGLVVNLISDLTYMWIDPRIDFEARDV; this is translated from the coding sequence ATGGCCGCCTATATCGCTCGCCGCGTCCTGCTGATGTTTCCGACTCTGCTCGGGATTTTGTTCGTCTCTTTTGTCGTCGTGCAGTTCGCGCCCGGCGGTCCGGTTGAACGGGTGATCGCGCAGATTTCTGGCGCCGATACCGGCGCCTCGTCGCGCATCTCAGGCTCGTCCGGTGGTGACTTCGGTGCACGGCCGCAGGTCGCCGGTTCGGCGGACGCGGTGAACTCGAAATATCGTGGCGCCCAGGGGCTCGATCCGGAATTCGTCAAGAGTCTCGAAAAGCAGTTCGGCTTCGACAAGCCGGCGCCCGAGCGCTTCGCGATCATGCTGTGGAATTTTGCGCGGTTCGATTTCGGTAAGAGCTACTTCCGCGATGTCAGCGTGCTGCAGCTGATCAAGGAAAAGCTGCCGGTCTCGATGTCGCTCGGGATCTGGATGACGCTGCTGACCTATCTGATCTCGATTCCGCTCGGCATTCGCAAGGCGGTGCAGGACGGCTCGAAATTCGACACCTGGACTTCTGCGGTGATCATCGTCGGCTTCGCGATTCCGGGCTTCCTGTTCGCGATCCTGTTGATCATTCTGTTCGCCGGCGGCTCATTCTTCAGTTGGTTTCCGCTGCGCGGGCTGACCTCCGACGGGTGGAGCCAGTTTCCCTGGTACTGGAAGATCCTCGACTATTTCTGGCACCTGACGCTGCCGTTGATCTCGATGGCGCTCGGTGCGTTCGCCACCATGACGCTGCTGACCAAAAACTCGTTCCTGGACGAGATCCGTAAGCAATACGTCATGACCGCGCGCGCCAAGGGCTGCAGCGAGACTCAGGTGCTGTACGGGCACGTGTTCCGCAACGCCATGCTGATCGTGATCGCCGGCTTTCCCAGCGCCTTCATCCACGCGTTCTTCTCAGGCTCGCTGTTGATCGAGACCATTTTCTCGCTCGACGGGCTCGGCCTGCTCGGCTTCGAAAGCGTACTCAATCGCGACTATCCGGTGGTGTTCGGCACGCTCTTCATCTTTTCCCTGGTCGGCCTGGTGGTGAACCTGATTTCCGATCTCACCTATATGTGGATCGATCCCCGGATCGACTTCGAGGCGCGGGACGTCTGA
- a CDS encoding type II toxin-antitoxin system VapC family toxin has protein sequence MWARFKDRPIYLDSNIIIYAIEQGSQWAETIRAFLGAIDADDVRVVTSELTIAEVMPKPISLKNPDYLEKYELFFSPLSPLLTVPVSRDILLASCHIQAELGIKPMDAIHVATARAAGCENFLTEDQRLGRAIAGGPTWLQLSELV, from the coding sequence ATGTGGGCGCGTTTCAAAGATCGGCCGATCTACTTGGACTCGAACATCATCATCTATGCGATCGAGCAAGGTAGCCAATGGGCCGAGACGATCCGCGCATTTTTAGGCGCGATCGATGCTGATGACGTGCGGGTGGTCACCTCCGAATTGACGATCGCCGAGGTCATGCCAAAGCCGATCTCGCTCAAAAACCCCGACTATTTGGAAAAGTACGAGTTGTTCTTTTCACCTCTTAGTCCGCTTCTGACGGTGCCGGTCAGTCGAGATATCCTCCTAGCTTCCTGTCATATCCAGGCTGAACTGGGGATCAAACCGATGGATGCGATCCACGTGGCGACTGCGCGAGCGGCGGGATGTGAGAACTTCTTGACCGAAGACCAACGGCTGGGCCGTGCGATCGCCGGCGGGCCGACATGGCTTCAACTCAGCGAGCTTGTCTGA
- a CDS encoding ABC transporter ATP-binding protein, with product MDAINQPLLDISDLSVAFHQPSGTTTAVDHVSFRIKRGECVALVGESGSGKSVSALSILKLLPYPSASHPSGQIRFKGRELLGMSEREIRGIRGNEISIVFQEPMTSLNPLHTIEAQIGEILQLHGGVRGAKARARIIELLTQVGIPEPETRLASYPHQLSGGQRQRVMIAMALANEPDLLIADEPTTALDVTVQAQILALLADIRARLGMSMLFITHDLGIVRRIADTVCVMHTGKIVEQGPVEQVFTDPQHPYTKALLAAEPKPDPAPPCPDAPVVISTDDLKVWFPIRRGLMRKTVGHIKAVDGVTLAIRKGETLGVVGESGSGKTTLGLAMLRLISSDGPIVFLGNDIQGLKFKQMRPFRRDMQIVFQDPFGALSPRMSVGDIIAEGLSVHQPQLGDAEREARVIKALKEVGLDPATRFRYPHEFSGGQRQRISIARAVVLEPNFVVLDEPTSALDMLFQAQMVDLLRELQRKRDLTYMFISHDLRVVASLASHLIVMKQGKVVEEGPAAELFKSPKTDYTRALFAAAFRLETAPGGAAAQ from the coding sequence ATGGACGCGATCAACCAGCCTCTGCTTGATATCAGCGACCTGTCTGTCGCCTTCCATCAGCCCAGCGGGACGACGACGGCCGTCGATCATGTGTCGTTCCGGATCAAGCGGGGCGAATGCGTTGCGCTGGTGGGCGAGTCTGGCTCGGGCAAGTCGGTCAGCGCGCTGTCTATCCTGAAGCTGCTGCCGTATCCGAGCGCGTCGCATCCGTCCGGCCAGATCCGGTTCAAGGGACGCGAACTGCTCGGGATGTCCGAGCGCGAGATCCGCGGCATTCGCGGCAACGAGATCTCGATCGTGTTTCAGGAGCCGATGACCTCGCTCAATCCGCTGCACACGATCGAGGCGCAGATCGGCGAGATCCTGCAATTACACGGCGGTGTGCGCGGCGCCAAGGCGCGGGCGCGGATCATCGAGCTGCTGACGCAGGTCGGCATTCCCGAGCCGGAGACACGTCTCGCCAGCTATCCGCATCAACTATCCGGCGGGCAGCGGCAGCGCGTGATGATCGCGATGGCGCTGGCCAACGAGCCGGATCTGTTGATCGCCGACGAGCCGACCACGGCGCTCGACGTCACCGTGCAGGCGCAGATCCTGGCGCTGCTCGCCGACATTCGCGCGCGGCTCGGGATGAGCATGCTGTTCATCACCCACGATCTCGGCATCGTCCGTCGCATCGCCGACACGGTGTGCGTGATGCACACCGGCAAGATCGTCGAGCAGGGGCCGGTCGAACAAGTGTTCACCGATCCGCAGCATCCCTACACCAAGGCACTGCTGGCGGCCGAGCCGAAGCCAGACCCGGCGCCGCCGTGTCCCGATGCGCCGGTGGTGATCTCGACCGACGATCTCAAGGTCTGGTTTCCGATCCGTCGCGGCCTGATGCGCAAGACGGTCGGGCACATCAAGGCGGTCGATGGGGTGACGCTGGCGATCCGTAAAGGCGAGACGCTCGGCGTCGTCGGCGAGTCAGGCTCGGGCAAGACGACGCTCGGATTGGCGATGCTGCGGCTGATCTCGTCCGACGGGCCGATCGTGTTTCTCGGCAACGACATCCAGGGCTTGAAGTTCAAGCAGATGCGGCCGTTCCGCCGCGATATGCAGATCGTGTTTCAGGACCCGTTCGGCGCGCTCAGCCCGCGCATGTCGGTCGGCGATATCATCGCCGAGGGGCTCAGCGTGCATCAGCCGCAACTCGGCGATGCCGAGCGCGAAGCGCGGGTGATCAAGGCGCTGAAGGAGGTCGGCCTCGATCCGGCGACCCGCTTCCGCTATCCGCACGAGTTCTCCGGCGGTCAGCGGCAGCGGATTTCGATCGCGCGCGCGGTGGTGCTGGAGCCGAACTTCGTTGTGCTCGATGAGCCGACCAGCGCGCTCGACATGCTGTTTCAGGCGCAGATGGTCGATCTGCTACGCGAACTGCAGCGCAAGCGCGATCTGACCTATATGTTCATTTCGCACGATCTGCGCGTCGTGGCCTCGCTTGCCAGTCATCTGATCGTCATGAAACAAGGCAAAGTGGTCGAGGAAGGTCCTGCGGCCGAGCTGTTCAAGTCTCCGAAGACCGACTATACGCGGGCGCTGTTCGCCGCCGCGTTCCGGCTCGAGACCGCGCCCGGCGGCGCTGCGGCCCAATAG
- a CDS encoding extracellular solute-binding protein — translation MAQLNRRNVLALGVGALAAAQMRGTAVAADGETVSHGISAFGDLKYPADFVQFDYVDAKAPKGGLFSTIPSVRAFNQSFQTFNSLNAFILKGDGAQGMGLTFATLMARAGDEPDAMYGFAASKVAISADGLTYRFTMRPEARFHDGSKLTARDAAFSLNILKAKGHPLITQQLRDFIEATADGDATLIVTFKPKRGRDVPLFVAALPLFSEAYYAKQSFDESTMEVPLGSGPYKVGRMESGRYIEFDRVKDWWGAKLPVNVGSYNFDTVRFEFYRDRDVAFEGFTGRSYLFREEFTSRIWNTRYDFPAIHDGRVKREMLPDDTPSGAQGWFINTRRDKFKNPRVREALGCAFDFEWTNKTIMYGTYARTVSPFQNSDMMAVGAPSPEELALLEPFRGKVPDEVFGAPFVPPASDGSGQDRALLRHGAQLLNDAGFPIKNGKRLTPSGEPFRVEFLLEEPAFQPHHMPFIKNLGTLGIEATLRMVDPVQQRARRDDFDFDLAIERYSFSTVPGDALRNFFSSQAAATKGSNNLAGISDPVIDAMIDQVIAADTRIKLVVAARALDRLIRAGRYWVPQWYSASHRLAYWDVFGHPPNLPKYAGVGVPELWWAKDTAAAADRGKK, via the coding sequence ATGGCGCAGCTCAATCGTCGCAACGTGCTCGCTCTCGGCGTCGGCGCGCTCGCCGCCGCGCAGATGCGGGGCACCGCCGTCGCGGCCGACGGTGAAACGGTCTCCCACGGCATCTCGGCGTTCGGTGATCTGAAGTATCCGGCCGATTTCGTGCAGTTCGACTACGTCGATGCGAAGGCTCCCAAGGGCGGCCTGTTCTCGACCATTCCGTCGGTACGCGCCTTCAATCAGTCGTTCCAGACCTTCAATTCGCTCAACGCCTTCATCCTCAAGGGTGACGGCGCGCAGGGGATGGGCCTGACCTTTGCGACGCTGATGGCGCGGGCGGGCGACGAGCCGGATGCGATGTACGGCTTTGCCGCGTCCAAGGTGGCGATCTCCGCCGATGGGCTGACCTATCGCTTCACGATGCGGCCCGAGGCGCGATTTCACGACGGCAGCAAGCTGACCGCGCGTGACGCCGCGTTCTCGCTCAACATTCTGAAGGCCAAAGGCCATCCGTTGATCACGCAGCAACTGCGCGACTTCATTGAGGCGACGGCCGACGGCGACGCGACCTTGATCGTCACCTTTAAGCCGAAGCGCGGGCGGGACGTGCCGCTGTTCGTCGCCGCGCTGCCGCTGTTCTCGGAAGCATACTACGCCAAGCAGTCGTTCGATGAATCGACCATGGAAGTGCCGCTCGGCAGTGGCCCCTACAAGGTCGGCCGGATGGAATCGGGCCGCTATATCGAATTCGATCGGGTCAAGGATTGGTGGGGCGCCAAGCTACCGGTGAATGTCGGATCGTACAATTTCGACACGGTGCGGTTCGAATTCTATCGCGATCGCGACGTCGCCTTCGAGGGCTTCACCGGGCGCAGCTACCTGTTTCGCGAGGAATTCACCTCGCGGATCTGGAATACCCGCTACGATTTTCCCGCGATCCACGACGGCCGCGTCAAGCGCGAGATGCTGCCGGACGATACGCCGTCGGGCGCGCAGGGCTGGTTCATCAACACCCGCCGCGACAAATTCAAGAATCCGCGGGTACGCGAAGCGCTCGGCTGCGCGTTCGATTTCGAGTGGACCAACAAGACCATCATGTACGGCACCTATGCGCGCACGGTGTCGCCGTTCCAGAATTCGGACATGATGGCGGTGGGCGCGCCGTCGCCGGAAGAATTGGCGCTGCTCGAGCCGTTTCGCGGCAAGGTGCCGGACGAGGTGTTCGGTGCGCCGTTCGTGCCGCCGGCGTCCGACGGCTCCGGGCAGGACCGCGCGCTGCTGCGGCACGGCGCGCAGCTCCTCAACGACGCGGGTTTCCCGATCAAGAACGGCAAACGCCTGACGCCGTCCGGTGAGCCTTTCCGCGTTGAATTCCTGCTCGAAGAGCCGGCATTCCAGCCCCACCATATGCCGTTCATCAAGAACCTCGGCACGCTCGGCATCGAAGCAACCTTGCGGATGGTCGATCCGGTGCAGCAGCGGGCGCGGCGCGATGATTTCGATTTCGATCTGGCCATCGAGCGCTACAGCTTTTCGACAGTGCCGGGCGACGCGCTGCGCAACTTCTTCTCGTCACAGGCTGCCGCCACCAAGGGTTCGAACAACCTCGCCGGCATTTCCGATCCGGTAATCGACGCGATGATCGATCAGGTGATCGCCGCCGACACCCGCATCAAGCTGGTGGTCGCGGCGCGGGCGCTCGACCGTCTGATCCGCGCCGGGCGCTATTGGGTGCCGCAATGGTATTCGGCCTCGCACCGGCTCGCCTATTGGGACGTGTTCGGCCATCCGCCCAATCTGCCGAAATACGCCGGCGTCGGCGTGCCGGAACTGTGGTGGGCGAAGGATACGGCGGCTGCGGCCGACCGGGGGAAGAAATAG